In Prescottella soli, a genomic segment contains:
- a CDS encoding ZIP family metal transporter, translating to MLTAALYGLGTALPLLFGAWVGLRFDLPRPLLAALMAFGAGTMVAAVSSELFAPAFAIEGVWVAGSALLAGAVVYVVADHLIENKLGPAALGWALMLGALLDGIPENTALGVSLTAGGGVVLLVAVAVGNVPEAVAGAASMRKQPGFDARRAFGVWSITAAVLVLVVIGANAVSDTIPDSRIAVIQAFAGGATIAVLADSLMPEAYREGGWWVGISTALGFLVAFALGA from the coding sequence ATGCTGACGGCTGCGCTGTACGGTCTGGGGACGGCTCTGCCGCTTTTGTTCGGTGCGTGGGTGGGACTGCGCTTCGACCTGCCGCGCCCATTGCTGGCGGCGCTCATGGCATTCGGCGCCGGCACGATGGTGGCGGCGGTGTCGTCGGAGCTGTTCGCGCCCGCGTTCGCGATCGAGGGGGTGTGGGTCGCGGGGTCGGCGCTGCTCGCGGGTGCGGTGGTGTACGTCGTGGCCGACCACCTGATCGAGAACAAGCTCGGTCCCGCCGCACTGGGGTGGGCGTTGATGCTCGGCGCGCTGCTCGACGGCATCCCCGAGAACACCGCGCTGGGCGTCTCGCTGACGGCTGGCGGGGGAGTGGTCCTGCTGGTGGCGGTCGCCGTCGGCAACGTCCCCGAGGCCGTCGCCGGGGCGGCGTCGATGCGCAAGCAGCCGGGTTTCGACGCGCGTCGGGCGTTCGGGGTGTGGTCGATCACGGCCGCGGTGCTGGTGCTGGTCGTGATCGGCGCCAACGCCGTCTCCGACACCATCCCGGACAGCCGCATCGCGGTGATCCAGGCCTTCGCGGGCGGCGCGACCATTGCGGTGCTTGCCGATTCGCTCATGCCGGAGGCCTACCGCGAGGGCGGCTGGTGGGTGGGGATCTCCACGGCGCTGGGCTTCCTCGTCGCCTTTGCCCTGGGCGCGTAG